One window of the Pseudomonas knackmussii B13 genome contains the following:
- a CDS encoding CoA-acylating methylmalonate-semialdehyde dehydrogenase — MTTVKHLIGGEMIADTGRSADVFNPSTGEAVRKVPLASRATVQKAIDAAKAAFPAWRNTPPAKRAQVLFRFKQLLEANEQRIVQLISEEHGKTIEDAAGELKRGIENVEYATAAPEILKGEYTRNVGPNIDAWSDFQPLGVVAGITPFNFPAMVPLWMYPLAIACGNTFVLKPSERDPSSTLLIAELFEEAGLPKGVLNVVHGDKEAVDALIEAPEVKALSFVGSTPIAEYIYSEGTKRGKRVQALGGAKNHAVLMPDCDLDNAVSALMGAAYGSCGERCMAISVAVCVGDQVADALVEKLVPQVKGLKIGAGTSCGLDMGPLVTGAAQAKVTGYIDSGVAQGAELVVDGRGFKVAGHENGFFVGGTLFDRVTPEMTIYKEEIFGPVLCVVRVNSLEEAMKLINDHEYGNGTCIFTRDGEAARLFCDEIEVGMVGVNVPLPVPVAYHSFGGWKRSLFGDLHAYGPDGVRFYTKRKAITQRWPQRKSHEAAQFAFPSNS; from the coding sequence ATGACTACCGTCAAGCACCTGATCGGCGGCGAAATGATCGCCGACACCGGCCGCAGCGCCGACGTCTTCAACCCGTCCACTGGCGAAGCCGTGCGCAAGGTCCCGCTGGCCAGCCGCGCCACCGTGCAGAAGGCCATCGACGCCGCCAAGGCCGCCTTCCCGGCCTGGCGCAACACCCCGCCGGCCAAGCGCGCTCAGGTGCTGTTCCGCTTCAAGCAACTGCTCGAAGCCAACGAGCAGCGCATCGTCCAGCTGATCAGCGAAGAACACGGCAAGACCATCGAAGACGCCGCCGGTGAACTCAAGCGCGGCATCGAGAACGTCGAGTACGCCACCGCTGCTCCGGAAATCCTGAAAGGCGAATACACCCGCAACGTCGGCCCGAACATCGACGCCTGGAGCGACTTCCAGCCGCTGGGCGTGGTTGCCGGCATCACCCCGTTCAACTTCCCGGCGATGGTTCCGCTGTGGATGTATCCGCTGGCCATCGCCTGCGGCAACACCTTCGTCCTGAAGCCGTCCGAGCGTGACCCGAGCTCGACCCTGCTGATCGCCGAACTCTTCGAAGAAGCCGGCCTGCCCAAAGGCGTGCTGAACGTGGTGCACGGCGACAAGGAAGCCGTGGACGCGCTGATCGAAGCACCGGAAGTGAAGGCCCTGAGCTTCGTCGGCTCGACCCCGATCGCCGAATACATCTATTCCGAAGGCACCAAGCGCGGCAAGCGCGTCCAGGCCCTGGGCGGCGCCAAGAACCACGCGGTGCTGATGCCCGACTGCGACCTCGACAACGCCGTCAGCGCACTGATGGGCGCGGCCTACGGCTCCTGCGGCGAGCGCTGCATGGCCATCTCCGTGGCCGTCTGCGTAGGCGACCAGGTTGCCGACGCACTGGTTGAGAAGCTGGTTCCGCAAGTCAAAGGCCTGAAGATCGGCGCCGGCACCTCCTGCGGCCTCGACATGGGCCCGCTGGTCACTGGCGCTGCGCAAGCCAAGGTCACCGGCTACATCGACAGCGGCGTGGCGCAAGGCGCCGAGCTGGTAGTAGATGGCCGTGGCTTCAAAGTGGCTGGCCACGAGAATGGCTTCTTCGTCGGCGGCACCCTGTTCGACCGCGTGACCCCGGAGATGACCATCTACAAGGAAGAAATCTTCGGCCCGGTGCTCTGCGTCGTCCGCGTGAACAGCCTCGAAGAAGCCATGAAGCTGATCAACGACCACGAATACGGCAACGGCACCTGCATCTTCACCCGCGACGGTGAAGCGGCCCGCCTGTTCTGCGACGAAATCGAAGTGGGCATGGTCGGCGTCAACGTACCCCTGCCGGTCCCGGTGGCCTACCACAGCTTCGGCGGCTGGAAGCGCTCCCTCTTCGGCGACCTCCACGCCTACGGCCCGGACGGCGTGCGCTTCTACACCAAGCGCAAGGCCATTACCCAGCGTTGGCCGCAGCGTAAGTCCCACGAAGCTGCGCAGTTCGCTTTCCCCAGCAATAGCTGA
- a CDS encoding cupin domain-containing protein, with translation MSQRPKAIPTVQIDNAKVLVTEWRFPPGAETGWHRHGMEYVVVPVTGGELLLETPEGERRAPLVLGQSYTRQIGTEHNVINPCDHEVAFIEIELKDGQPHDH, from the coding sequence GTGAGCCAGCGTCCCAAGGCCATCCCGACCGTGCAGATCGACAATGCCAAGGTCCTGGTCACCGAATGGCGCTTCCCGCCCGGTGCCGAGACCGGCTGGCACCGTCACGGCATGGAGTACGTGGTGGTCCCGGTGACCGGCGGCGAGCTGCTGCTGGAAACCCCCGAGGGCGAGCGGCGCGCGCCGCTGGTCCTGGGCCAGAGCTACACCCGCCAGATCGGCACCGAGCACAACGTGATCAACCCGTGCGACCACGAAGTGGCCTTCATCGAGATCGAGCTCAAGGACGGGCAGCCGCACGATCATTGA
- a CDS encoding aspartate aminotransferase family protein — translation MNQQVNVTPSVASELNLKAHWMPFSANRNFQKDPRIIVGAEGSYLVDDKGRRIYDSLSGLWTCGAGHSRKEIADAVAKQLTTLDYSPAFQYGHPLSFKLAEKIAQMTPAGLDHVFFTGSGSECADTSIKMARAYWRIKGQAQKTKLIGRARGYHGVNVAGTALGGIGGNRKMFGQLMDVDHLPHTLQPGLAFTKGMAETGGVELANELLKLIELHDASNIAAVIVEPMSGSAGVIVPPKGYLQRLREICDQHNILLIFDEVITAFGRMGKATGAEFFGVKPDIMNVAKQVTNGAIPMGAVIASSEIYDTFMGQNLPEYAVEFGHGYTYSAHPVACAAGLAALDLLEKENLIQQSLELAPHFEKALHGLKGAKNVIDIRNCGLAGAIQIAGRDGDAIVRPFEASMKLWKEGFYVRFGGDTLQFGPTFNAKPEDLDRLFNAVGEALNGVA, via the coding sequence ATGAACCAGCAAGTGAACGTCACCCCGTCGGTGGCCAGCGAACTGAACCTGAAGGCCCACTGGATGCCCTTCAGCGCCAACCGCAACTTCCAGAAAGACCCGCGCATCATCGTCGGCGCCGAAGGCAGCTACCTGGTCGACGACAAGGGCCGTCGCATCTACGACAGCCTGTCCGGTCTGTGGACCTGCGGCGCCGGTCACTCGCGCAAGGAAATCGCCGACGCGGTCGCCAAGCAGCTGACCACCCTCGACTACTCCCCGGCCTTCCAGTACGGCCACCCGCTGTCCTTCAAGCTGGCCGAGAAGATCGCCCAGATGACCCCGGCGGGCCTGGACCACGTGTTCTTCACCGGCTCGGGTTCCGAGTGCGCCGACACCTCGATCAAGATGGCCCGCGCCTACTGGCGCATCAAAGGCCAGGCGCAGAAGACCAAGCTGATCGGCCGCGCCCGTGGCTACCACGGCGTGAACGTCGCCGGCACCGCCCTGGGCGGCATCGGCGGCAACCGCAAGATGTTCGGCCAGCTGATGGACGTCGACCACCTGCCGCACACCCTGCAGCCGGGCCTGGCCTTCACCAAGGGCATGGCCGAGACCGGCGGCGTGGAGCTGGCCAACGAGCTGCTCAAGCTGATCGAACTGCATGACGCCTCCAACATCGCCGCCGTGATCGTCGAGCCGATGTCCGGTTCCGCCGGCGTGATCGTGCCGCCCAAGGGCTACCTGCAGCGCCTGCGCGAAATCTGCGACCAGCACAACATCCTGCTGATCTTCGACGAAGTGATCACCGCCTTCGGCCGCATGGGCAAGGCCACCGGCGCCGAGTTCTTCGGCGTGAAGCCGGACATCATGAACGTCGCCAAGCAGGTCACCAACGGCGCCATCCCGATGGGCGCGGTGATCGCCAGCAGCGAGATCTACGACACCTTCATGGGCCAGAACCTGCCGGAATACGCGGTGGAATTCGGCCACGGCTACACCTACTCCGCGCACCCGGTCGCCTGCGCCGCCGGCCTGGCCGCCCTCGACCTGCTGGAGAAAGAGAATCTCATCCAGCAGTCCCTGGAGCTGGCGCCGCACTTCGAGAAAGCGCTGCACGGCCTGAAGGGCGCGAAGAACGTCATCGACATCCGCAACTGCGGCCTGGCCGGCGCGATCCAGATCGCCGGTCGCGACGGCGACGCCATCGTGCGTCCGTTCGAAGCCAGCATGAAGCTGTGGAAAGAAGGCTTCTACGTGCGCTTCGGCGGCGACACCCTGCAGTTCGGCCCGACCTTCAACGCCAAGCCCGAAGACCTGGACCGCCTGTTCAACGCCGTCGGCGAAGCCCTGAACGGGGTCGCGTAA
- a CDS encoding LysR family transcriptional regulator, producing the protein MAKPRSPSLGQVSDFEIRLLRIFKTIVECGSFSAAESTLGISRSAISLHMGDLEKRLGMRLCQRGRAGFALTDEGREVYRATGSLLAALEGFRAEVNELHQHLRGELNIGIINNLVTLPQMRITHALRALKGSGPGVRINIGMTTPNEIELGVLDGRLHVGVVPLISPLSGLEYSALYEERSLLYCSQEHPLFERDDASITVAEIHACDAVAPSYRIPAEAQERHQELNGSANASDREGMAFLILTGSYIGYLPDHYAADWVAQGSMRALRAERFHYDIPLTVVTRKGRRPNLVLERFLEAVAESR; encoded by the coding sequence ATGGCGAAACCCCGTAGCCCTTCCCTGGGCCAGGTCAGCGACTTCGAGATCCGCCTCCTGCGGATATTCAAGACCATCGTGGAATGCGGCAGCTTCTCGGCCGCCGAAAGCACCCTCGGCATCAGCCGCTCGGCTATCAGCCTGCACATGGGCGACCTGGAGAAGCGCCTGGGCATGCGCCTGTGCCAGCGCGGCCGCGCCGGCTTCGCGCTGACCGACGAAGGCCGCGAGGTGTACCGCGCCACCGGTTCGCTGCTGGCAGCGCTGGAGGGCTTCCGCGCGGAGGTCAACGAGCTGCACCAGCACCTGCGCGGCGAGCTGAACATCGGCATCATCAACAACCTGGTGACCCTGCCGCAGATGCGCATCACCCACGCCCTGCGCGCGCTCAAGGGCAGCGGGCCGGGCGTGCGCATCAACATCGGCATGACCACGCCCAACGAGATCGAGCTGGGCGTGCTCGACGGCCGCCTGCACGTCGGCGTGGTGCCGCTCATCAGCCCGCTGTCGGGGCTGGAGTACTCGGCGCTGTACGAGGAACGCTCGCTGCTCTATTGCAGCCAGGAGCACCCGCTGTTCGAGCGCGACGACGCGAGCATCACGGTGGCGGAAATCCATGCCTGCGACGCGGTGGCACCGAGCTACCGCATCCCCGCCGAAGCCCAGGAAAGGCACCAGGAGCTGAACGGCAGCGCCAACGCCTCTGACCGCGAGGGCATGGCCTTCCTGATCCTCACCGGCAGCTATATCGGCTACCTGCCCGACCACTACGCGGCGGATTGGGTAGCCCAGGGCAGCATGCGCGCGCTGCGCGCGGAGCGCTTCCACTACGACATCCCGCTGACCGTGGTGACCCGCAAGGGCCGCCGGCCGAACCTGGTGCTGGAGCGCTTCCTGGAGGCGGTGGCGGAGAGCCGCTGA
- a CDS encoding NYN domain-containing protein — protein MRTAFFVDGYNLFYGLLAGTEFKWLDLPGLLQHVLRVQDPSAQTAAIRYFTASVKPDLASRGVASKEAQDTYIRALKARGVEVFLGRHRLEPGRAPRFISKHIPASRADQVDIWELEEKETDVHLAISMYRLASRQATLGPNERIGQIVLVSADTDMAPALRAMREDFPELRLGVILPHREGLKREPPGSLQEHSHWMRRIITKEELRAHQFPPRVPTRKRPACKPDYW, from the coding sequence GTGCGTACCGCCTTCTTCGTCGACGGTTACAACCTCTTCTACGGCCTGCTGGCCGGCACCGAATTCAAATGGCTGGACCTCCCCGGCCTCCTCCAGCATGTCCTGCGGGTGCAGGACCCTTCCGCCCAGACAGCGGCGATCCGCTACTTCACTGCCAGCGTGAAGCCAGATCTGGCGTCGCGAGGCGTGGCCTCCAAGGAAGCCCAGGACACCTACATCCGCGCCCTGAAAGCGCGTGGTGTAGAGGTATTTCTTGGGCGGCACCGCCTCGAGCCCGGTCGCGCTCCGCGATTCATCAGCAAGCACATTCCGGCTTCGCGGGCGGATCAGGTCGATATCTGGGAACTGGAAGAAAAGGAAACCGACGTCCATCTGGCCATCAGCATGTATCGACTGGCCTCACGCCAGGCCACTCTCGGCCCGAACGAGCGAATCGGGCAGATCGTTCTGGTGTCTGCCGATACGGACATGGCGCCAGCCCTGAGGGCAATGCGGGAAGACTTTCCTGAACTGCGCCTCGGCGTAATCCTTCCCCACCGCGAAGGCCTGAAGCGCGAACCACCGGGTTCCCTGCAGGAACATTCGCACTGGATGCGCCGAATCATCACCAAGGAAGAGCTGCGGGCGCACCAGTTTCCGCCACGGGTTCCGACCCGCAAACGCCCGGCCTGCAAGCCCGATTACTGGTGA
- a CDS encoding flavin-containing monooxygenase, translating into MTELNQTALHRTVGNMEIDTLVVGAGQAGVAVSEHLTKLGVPHLVLEKNRIAEAWRTGRWDSLVANGPAWHDRFPGMEFDIDPDAFAPKETVAAYFEAYAKQFNAPIRTGVEVKKVTRNADRPGFTVETSEGTIVANRVVSATGPFQRPVIPAIAPKDEGLYQIHSAAYFNPQQLPEGAVLVVGAGSSGVQIADELMRAGKQVYLSVGAHDRPPRSYRNRDFCWWLGVLGLWDAEEVQPGREHVTIAVSGARGGETIDFRRLANEGMTLVGLTQSFQDGKVSFRDDLVANLKAGDENYLGLLDAADAYIARNGLDLPEEPEARRVYPDAECIRNPIRELDLAAAGITSIIWATGYAVDFSWLQVDAFDDKGKPKHQRGVSREPGVYFVGLPWLSRRGSSFIWGVWHDAKHVAGHIATQRQYLEYRDAGQRQSDASVPVQKAASWE; encoded by the coding sequence ATGACCGAGCTGAATCAAACCGCCCTGCACAGGACGGTAGGCAACATGGAAATCGATACCCTGGTGGTCGGCGCTGGCCAGGCCGGCGTGGCCGTCAGCGAACACCTGACCAAGCTCGGTGTCCCGCACCTGGTCCTGGAGAAGAACCGCATCGCCGAAGCCTGGCGCACTGGGCGCTGGGATTCGCTGGTCGCCAACGGCCCGGCCTGGCACGACCGCTTCCCGGGCATGGAATTCGACATCGATCCGGACGCCTTCGCGCCCAAGGAAACCGTCGCTGCCTACTTCGAGGCCTATGCCAAGCAGTTCAACGCGCCGATCCGCACCGGCGTGGAAGTGAAGAAGGTGACCCGCAATGCCGACCGTCCCGGCTTCACCGTCGAGACCTCCGAAGGCACCATCGTCGCCAACCGCGTGGTTTCCGCTACCGGCCCGTTCCAGCGCCCGGTGATCCCTGCCATCGCGCCGAAGGACGAGGGTCTGTACCAGATCCACTCCGCCGCCTACTTCAACCCGCAGCAGCTGCCCGAAGGCGCCGTGCTGGTGGTCGGTGCCGGTTCCTCCGGCGTGCAGATCGCCGACGAGCTGATGCGCGCCGGCAAGCAGGTCTACCTCTCCGTGGGCGCCCATGACCGTCCGCCGCGCTCCTACCGCAACCGCGACTTCTGCTGGTGGCTGGGCGTGCTGGGCCTGTGGGATGCCGAGGAAGTGCAGCCCGGCCGCGAGCACGTGACCATCGCCGTGAGCGGTGCGCGTGGCGGCGAGACCATCGACTTCCGTCGCCTGGCCAACGAGGGCATGACCCTGGTCGGCCTGACCCAGTCCTTCCAGGACGGCAAGGTGAGCTTCCGCGACGACCTGGTGGCGAACCTGAAAGCCGGCGACGAGAACTACCTCGGCCTGCTCGACGCTGCCGATGCCTACATCGCCCGCAACGGCCTGGACCTGCCGGAAGAGCCTGAGGCGCGCCGCGTCTACCCGGACGCCGAGTGCATCCGCAACCCGATCCGCGAGCTGGACCTGGCCGCCGCCGGCATCACCTCGATCATCTGGGCCACCGGCTATGCCGTGGACTTCAGCTGGCTGCAGGTGGACGCCTTCGACGACAAGGGCAAGCCCAAGCACCAGCGCGGCGTCTCCCGCGAGCCGGGCGTGTACTTCGTCGGCCTGCCGTGGCTGTCGCGCCGTGGTTCCTCGTTCATCTGGGGCGTGTGGCACGACGCCAAGCACGTCGCCGGGCACATCGCCACGCAGCGCCAATACCTCGAATACCGCGACGCCGGGCAACGCCAGTCCGACGCCAGCGTACCCGTACAGAAAGCCGCATCCTGGGAGTAA
- a CDS encoding RidA family protein, which yields MPTHTRIRMFNTKDTYPNQTLNNDLCQAVRAGNTVYVRGQVGTDFEGKLVGLGDPAAQAEQAMKNVKQLLEEAGSDLSHIVKTTTYIIDPRYREPVYQEVGKWLKGVFPISTGLVVSALGQPQWLMEIDVIAVIPDDWEK from the coding sequence ATGCCTACCCACACTCGCATTCGCATGTTCAACACCAAGGACACCTACCCGAACCAGACCCTGAACAACGACCTGTGCCAGGCCGTGCGTGCCGGCAACACCGTGTACGTGCGCGGCCAGGTCGGCACCGACTTCGAGGGCAAGCTGGTCGGCCTGGGCGACCCGGCGGCGCAAGCCGAGCAGGCGATGAAGAACGTCAAGCAACTGCTGGAAGAAGCCGGCAGCGACCTGTCGCACATCGTCAAGACCACCACCTACATCATCGACCCGCGCTACCGCGAGCCGGTCTACCAGGAAGTCGGCAAGTGGCTGAAGGGCGTGTTCCCGATCTCCACCGGCCTGGTCGTCTCGGCCCTCGGCCAGCCGCAGTGGCTGATGGAAATCGACGTGATCGCGGTCATCCCGGACGACTGGGAAAAATAA
- a CDS encoding DUF1028 domain-containing protein, whose amino-acid sequence MTFSIVGRCAETGQLGIAISSSSIAVGARCPWVRAGVGAVATQNVTLPALGPQILDQLEAGLDPAAALDKALSSNGYSQFRQVTVIDQHGKVALFTGSEALGVNHAVAGENCVAAGNLLSSTAVIEAMTQAFENASGCLAERLIAAMQAAMAAGGEAGPVHSAALKVVGDLVWPMVDLRVDWADEAPIDELEKLWVAYKPQMQDYITRALDPTKAPSYGVPGDE is encoded by the coding sequence ATGACCTTCTCCATCGTTGGCCGCTGCGCCGAGACCGGCCAGTTGGGCATCGCCATCAGTTCCTCGAGCATCGCCGTCGGCGCCCGCTGCCCCTGGGTACGCGCCGGCGTCGGCGCGGTAGCCACGCAGAACGTGACCCTGCCGGCCCTCGGCCCGCAGATCCTCGACCAGCTGGAGGCCGGCCTCGACCCGGCCGCCGCGCTGGACAAGGCGCTGTCGAGCAACGGCTACAGCCAGTTCCGCCAGGTGACGGTGATCGACCAGCACGGCAAGGTCGCGCTGTTCACCGGCAGTGAAGCGCTGGGTGTGAACCACGCGGTGGCCGGCGAGAACTGCGTGGCGGCGGGCAACCTGCTCTCCTCCACGGCGGTGATCGAGGCGATGACCCAGGCCTTCGAGAACGCCTCCGGCTGCCTGGCCGAGCGCCTGATCGCGGCCATGCAGGCGGCCATGGCCGCCGGCGGCGAAGCGGGGCCTGTGCATTCGGCGGCGCTGAAGGTGGTCGGCGACCTGGTCTGGCCGATGGTCGACCTGCGCGTCGACTGGGCCGACGAGGCGCCGATCGACGAGCTGGAGAAGCTCTGGGTGGCCTACAAGCCGCAGATGCAGGACTACATCACCCGCGCGCTCGACCCGACCAAGGCGCCGAGCTACGGCGTGCCGGGCGACGAGTGA
- the argE gene encoding acetylornithine deacetylase, with product MPSSREILAKLIAFDTVSRNSNLALIEYIRDYLADLGVESELFHDAEGRKANLFATLGPRDRGGVCLSGHTDVVPVDGQPWTVPPFELTEKDGRLYGRGSADMKGYIACVLAAVPQFLAQPLRVPLHLAFSYDEEVGCLGVRSLLAALEKREHKPIACIIGEPTELKPVLGHKGKLAMRCQVHGAPCHSAYAPQGVNAIEYAAKLINRLGEIGTRLAAVERHDARFDPPYSTVQTGVISGGRALNIVPAECQFDFEVRALPSDDPQQVADALRDYAETELLPQMRAVKAETDIRFSELSAYPALATDPQSEVAQLLAQLSGSEEFSTVAYGTEGGLFDQAGIPTVVCGPGSMDQGHKPDEFVSIAQLNACDELLARLAAWMKA from the coding sequence ATGCCTTCCAGCCGTGAAATCCTCGCCAAGCTGATCGCCTTCGACACCGTCAGCCGCAACTCCAACCTGGCGCTGATCGAGTACATCCGCGACTACCTCGCCGACCTCGGCGTGGAAAGCGAACTCTTCCACGACGCCGAAGGGCGCAAGGCCAACCTGTTCGCCACCCTCGGCCCGCGCGATCGCGGCGGCGTGTGCCTGTCCGGGCATACCGACGTGGTGCCGGTGGACGGCCAACCCTGGACGGTGCCGCCGTTCGAGCTGACCGAGAAGGACGGCCGCCTGTACGGCCGCGGCAGCGCCGACATGAAGGGCTACATCGCCTGCGTGCTGGCCGCCGTTCCGCAGTTCCTCGCACAACCGCTGCGCGTGCCGCTGCACCTGGCCTTCTCCTACGACGAGGAAGTCGGCTGCCTGGGCGTGCGTTCGCTGCTGGCCGCGCTGGAGAAGCGCGAGCACAAGCCCATCGCCTGCATCATCGGCGAGCCCACCGAGCTGAAACCGGTGCTCGGCCACAAGGGCAAGCTGGCCATGCGCTGCCAGGTGCACGGAGCGCCCTGCCACTCGGCCTACGCCCCGCAGGGGGTGAACGCCATCGAATACGCGGCGAAGCTGATCAACCGCCTCGGCGAGATCGGCACCCGCCTGGCGGCCGTGGAGCGCCACGACGCGCGCTTCGACCCGCCCTACTCCACCGTGCAGACCGGCGTGATCAGCGGCGGCCGCGCACTGAACATCGTCCCGGCGGAATGCCAGTTCGACTTCGAAGTGCGCGCGCTGCCCAGCGATGATCCGCAGCAAGTCGCCGACGCGCTGCGCGACTATGCGGAAACCGAGCTGCTACCGCAGATGCGCGCGGTGAAGGCGGAAACCGACATCCGCTTCAGCGAGCTGTCGGCCTACCCGGCGCTGGCCACCGACCCGCAGAGCGAAGTCGCGCAGCTGCTGGCGCAACTGAGCGGTTCGGAAGAGTTCAGCACCGTGGCCTATGGCACCGAGGGCGGCCTGTTCGACCAGGCCGGCATTCCCACGGTGGTCTGCGGCCCGGGCAGCATGGACCAGGGCCACAAGCCCGACGAGTTCGTCAGCATCGCGCAGCTCAATGCCTGCGATGAGCTGCTGGCTCGATTGGCGGCATGGATGAAGGCCTGA